One segment of Arthrobacter sp. MMS18-M83 DNA contains the following:
- a CDS encoding amidohydrolase family protein, which produces MPEIIEFSGTILTGPKDERRGLWSVDGRLTFVRPPAKPDAVLDGWVLPGMVDAHCHVGLGKGGAVDEETARLQATADRNAGTLLIRDAGSASDTRWLQNQPDMPRIIRAGRHIAKQRRYIRGLAEEVEPEDLVEAVRKQARSGDGWVKIVGDWIDRSTGDLGPSFPATTVKDAVAAAHDEGARVTAHCFAEETIDDMLDAGIDCIEHATGLLPHHIPRLLDQGVPIVPTLINIATFPDIARQAESKFPRYAAHMTRLWEPRHERVREAFDAGVRVYAGTDAGSVIKHGRIGEEILELHQAGLPAWAALDAACWSAREWLGVDGVSEGASADVVLYGKDPRAFLDVVLKPKAIVLRGHISGSGKH; this is translated from the coding sequence ATGCCAGAAATCATCGAGTTCAGCGGCACCATCCTTACAGGGCCGAAGGATGAACGGCGCGGGCTCTGGTCCGTCGACGGCCGGCTGACCTTTGTCCGACCCCCTGCCAAGCCGGACGCCGTCCTGGACGGTTGGGTCCTTCCCGGCATGGTGGACGCCCACTGCCATGTCGGTCTGGGCAAGGGCGGGGCCGTGGATGAGGAGACCGCGCGTCTTCAGGCAACGGCGGACCGGAACGCCGGAACGCTTTTGATCCGCGACGCCGGCTCCGCAAGCGATACACGCTGGCTTCAGAACCAACCGGATATGCCGAGGATCATCCGCGCGGGCCGGCACATCGCCAAGCAGCGGCGGTATATCCGTGGGCTGGCCGAGGAAGTTGAGCCGGAGGATCTGGTGGAAGCGGTGCGCAAGCAGGCCCGGTCCGGCGATGGGTGGGTCAAGATCGTAGGAGACTGGATCGACCGGTCCACCGGGGACTTGGGTCCGTCCTTTCCGGCCACCACGGTCAAGGACGCTGTCGCAGCCGCACACGACGAGGGAGCCCGTGTGACGGCTCATTGCTTCGCTGAAGAAACCATTGACGACATGCTCGACGCCGGCATCGACTGCATCGAGCACGCTACCGGTCTGTTGCCGCACCACATTCCACGCTTGCTGGATCAGGGAGTGCCGATCGTCCCGACGCTCATCAACATTGCCACCTTCCCGGATATCGCCAGGCAGGCAGAATCGAAGTTCCCGCGCTACGCCGCCCACATGACCAGGCTCTGGGAGCCCCGGCATGAGCGGGTCCGCGAGGCGTTCGACGCCGGGGTGCGGGTGTATGCCGGGACTGACGCCGGCAGCGTCATCAAGCATGGCCGTATCGGCGAGGAAATCCTGGAGCTTCACCAGGCCGGATTGCCGGCGTGGGCTGCGCTCGATGCTGCCTGCTGGTCCGCCCGGGAATGGCTAGGCGTGGACGGCGTCAGCGAAGGTGCCAGTGCCGACGTCGTGCTGTACGGGAAGGATCCACGGGCCTTCCTGGACGTCGTGCTGAAACCGAAGGCCATCGTACTCAGGGGGCATATTTCAGGAAGCGGCAAGCATTAG
- a CDS encoding VOC family protein yields the protein MTITSSQDLLPAELTMGTVMLKVGDMKLMSDYYQRALGLDVVAEQDGGLYFGRLGKPLVHLAPASGLRIPGRGEAGLFHTALLFEDQSSLAATVASAAQYEPHAFVGSADHLVSEAFYFTDPEGNGIELYYDKPREGWEWNGSSVVMDSLPLPPQRYLQQYLSEAAVTGQHEAGAGVGHVHLQVGDVQTAHDFYVDTLGFEKTAGWHGQALFVSAGGYHHHMAMNVWNSRGAGPRKDTLGLGEVVIEVPSGDDVGALADRLKVAGIAAHHTGLELRFEDPWRNRLRVAVR from the coding sequence ATGACCATCACATCCAGCCAGGATCTCCTTCCTGCCGAACTCACCATGGGTACCGTCATGCTCAAGGTGGGGGACATGAAGCTCATGAGCGACTACTACCAGCGGGCCCTCGGGCTGGACGTCGTCGCCGAACAGGACGGCGGACTCTACTTCGGCAGGCTCGGAAAGCCGCTGGTGCACTTGGCCCCGGCCTCCGGACTCCGGATCCCGGGCCGCGGAGAAGCTGGACTCTTCCACACAGCTTTGCTCTTCGAGGACCAGTCCTCGCTTGCCGCCACCGTTGCCTCCGCCGCGCAGTACGAGCCCCACGCATTCGTCGGCAGTGCCGACCACCTGGTCAGTGAGGCCTTCTACTTCACCGATCCCGAGGGCAACGGCATCGAGCTCTACTATGACAAGCCCCGCGAAGGGTGGGAATGGAACGGCAGTTCGGTTGTCATGGACAGCCTGCCCCTCCCGCCGCAGCGCTACCTCCAGCAGTACCTTAGCGAAGCAGCGGTGACCGGCCAGCATGAGGCAGGCGCCGGCGTCGGGCACGTCCACCTCCAAGTGGGCGACGTGCAGACCGCCCACGATTTCTACGTCGACACCTTGGGCTTCGAGAAGACCGCCGGCTGGCACGGACAGGCGTTGTTCGTCTCCGCAGGCGGCTACCACCACCACATGGCGATGAATGTCTGGAACAGCCGTGGCGCGGGCCCCCGCAAGGACACGCTGGGTCTCGGCGAGGTCGTGATCGAAGTGCCGTCAGGGGACGACGTCGGCGCGCTTGCCGACCGCCTCAAGGTTGCCGGTATTGCGGCCCACCACACGGGGTTGGAGTTGCGCTTCGAGGACCCATGGCGGAACCGGCTGCGGGTCGCTGTCCGCTAG
- the rpsP gene encoding 30S ribosomal protein S16, which produces MAVKIRLKRFGKMRAPYYRIVVMDSRSKRDGRAIEEIGKYHPTEEPSYIEVASERAQYWLSVGAQPTEQVAAILKITGDWQKFKGLPGQEGTLKTKVAKPAFVAPEKGSVIIPEAITKKAKQSEATEAPADAEAETTEAE; this is translated from the coding sequence GTGGCCGTAAAGATTCGCCTTAAGCGCTTCGGTAAGATGCGCGCACCGTACTACCGCATCGTCGTCATGGACTCCCGCTCCAAGCGCGATGGCCGTGCGATCGAAGAGATCGGCAAGTACCACCCCACCGAAGAGCCCTCGTACATCGAGGTCGCCTCCGAGCGTGCACAGTACTGGCTGTCCGTCGGCGCCCAGCCGACCGAGCAGGTTGCTGCGATCCTCAAGATCACCGGTGACTGGCAGAAGTTCAAGGGTCTCCCGGGCCAGGAAGGCACGCTGAAGACCAAGGTCGCCAAGCCTGCTTTCGTTGCTCCGGAGAAGGGTTCCGTCATCATTCCGGAAGCCATCACCAAGAAGGCCAAGCAGTCGGAAGCAACTGAAGCTCCCGCTGACGCTGAAGCAGAGACCACCGAGGCTGAGTAA
- a CDS encoding RNA-binding protein, with amino-acid sequence MLAEALEHLVRGIVDSPEDVKVSAKNNRRGESLEVRVHQDDLGRVIGRQGRTARALRTVIAALAGGEQVRVDVVDTDRRR; translated from the coding sequence TTGCTGGCAGAAGCGCTCGAGCACCTGGTCCGTGGGATCGTTGACAGTCCTGAGGATGTCAAGGTCAGTGCCAAGAACAACCGCCGCGGGGAATCCCTCGAGGTACGTGTTCACCAGGACGACCTCGGACGGGTAATCGGACGCCAGGGCCGTACCGCACGCGCTTTGCGCACGGTGATTGCGGCATTGGCAGGCGGCGAGCAGGTCAGGGTCGACGTCGTCGACACCGACCGTCGCCGGTAA
- the rimM gene encoding ribosome maturation factor RimM (Essential for efficient processing of 16S rRNA) — protein sequence MQLQVARIGKPHGIRGEVTVQVLTDAPGDRFVPGTEFVVEPAKVGPLTISSARWNKDILLLGFEGISTRNQAEEIRGAKLFIETEELDEDDDEGWYEHELVGLEVRVGSQTVGKVTALNTMPVQDLLVIEDADGKEILVPFVEEIVPEVNVEHGYVLLTPPPGLFELNTDSSAADDAEDTEDKGDA from the coding sequence ATGCAGCTCCAGGTTGCCCGAATCGGCAAGCCCCACGGAATCCGCGGCGAAGTCACCGTTCAGGTGCTCACTGACGCGCCCGGCGATCGTTTTGTCCCCGGGACCGAATTCGTTGTGGAGCCAGCAAAAGTCGGTCCTTTGACCATCAGCAGCGCGCGGTGGAACAAAGACATCCTCCTGCTCGGATTCGAGGGGATCTCCACCCGCAACCAGGCAGAGGAAATCCGCGGCGCAAAGCTCTTCATCGAGACGGAAGAACTGGACGAGGACGACGACGAGGGCTGGTACGAGCACGAACTCGTCGGCCTTGAAGTCCGTGTCGGCTCCCAGACCGTGGGCAAAGTGACCGCACTCAACACCATGCCTGTCCAGGACCTGTTGGTTATTGAAGACGCCGATGGCAAGGAAATCCTGGTGCCCTTCGTCGAAGAGATCGTGCCCGAGGTCAACGTCGAGCACGGCTACGTGCTGCTTACGCCTCCGCCGGGCCTCTTCGAGCTGAACACGGACTCATCCGCCGCCGACGATGCCGAGGACACCGAAGACAAGGGCGATGCCTAG
- the trmD gene encoding tRNA (guanosine(37)-N1)-methyltransferase TrmD translates to MRIDVVSIFPEYLAPLELSLIGKARQDGLLELKVHDLRTFTTDKHRTVDDTPYGGGAGMVMKPEPWAQALESIAVARLAAGERAAAEGDPSQDESAKKPVLIVPSPAGERFNQSLAYELAEEEQLVFACGRYEGIDERVMEWAAEHFTVRPVSLGDYVLNGGEVAVLAMVEAIGRLLPGVVGNPESLVEESHSDGLLEYPVYTKPSSWRDRDVPAVLLSGNHGKIAQWRRHEQFRRTAERRPDLLAGFDAGRLTRADRTAFGELGYDVVNGRLRHRPDDDGPA, encoded by the coding sequence ATGCGCATAGACGTCGTCAGCATCTTTCCGGAGTACCTGGCGCCCCTTGAACTTTCCCTCATAGGCAAGGCTCGCCAGGATGGCCTTCTGGAACTGAAGGTCCATGACCTACGGACCTTCACCACGGACAAGCACCGCACCGTGGACGACACTCCTTACGGTGGCGGGGCAGGAATGGTCATGAAGCCCGAGCCTTGGGCCCAAGCCTTGGAGTCCATTGCCGTTGCGCGGCTTGCTGCAGGCGAACGTGCCGCGGCTGAAGGGGATCCTTCGCAGGACGAGTCCGCGAAGAAGCCGGTCCTGATTGTCCCGTCGCCAGCGGGGGAGCGCTTCAACCAATCCCTTGCCTACGAGCTCGCCGAAGAGGAACAGCTCGTTTTCGCCTGCGGCCGCTATGAAGGAATCGACGAACGCGTCATGGAGTGGGCAGCCGAACACTTCACGGTCCGTCCGGTCAGCCTGGGTGACTACGTGCTCAACGGCGGCGAGGTCGCAGTCCTGGCCATGGTCGAGGCGATCGGGCGGTTGCTTCCAGGCGTCGTCGGGAACCCCGAATCCCTGGTGGAGGAATCCCATTCGGACGGCCTGTTGGAATACCCGGTCTATACGAAGCCCTCGTCATGGCGCGATCGTGACGTGCCTGCCGTCCTCTTGAGTGGCAATCACGGCAAGATCGCCCAGTGGCGTCGCCACGAGCAGTTCCGCCGCACGGCGGAACGCCGCCCGGATCTGCTGGCAGGGTTCGACGCCGGCCGCCTGACCCGCGCGGACCGCACGGCTTTCGGGGAACTGGGGTACGACGTCGTCAACGGCCGGTTGCGGCACCGCCCCGACGACGACGGCCCGGCCTGA
- the rplS gene encoding 50S ribosomal protein L19 codes for MHILDNVDAASLRNDVPEFRAGDTIKVHVNIIEGKNSRVQVFQGFVLGRQGDGVRETFTVRKVSFGVGVERTFPVHSPIIDKIEVVTKGDVRRAKLYYMRALRGKAAKIKEKRDFATGK; via the coding sequence ATGCATATCCTCGATAACGTAGATGCAGCTTCGCTGCGTAACGATGTTCCCGAATTCCGCGCGGGTGACACCATCAAGGTTCACGTGAACATCATCGAAGGCAAGAACTCCCGCGTCCAGGTTTTCCAGGGCTTCGTCCTGGGCCGCCAGGGTGACGGCGTTCGCGAAACCTTCACCGTCCGCAAGGTCTCCTTCGGTGTCGGCGTAGAGCGTACCTTCCCGGTGCACTCCCCGATCATCGACAAGATCGAGGTCGTCACCAAGGGCGACGTCCGCCGCGCCAAGCTCTACTACATGCGTGCACTGCGCGGTAAGGCTGCGAAGATCAAGGAAAAGCGCGACTTCGCCACCGGCAAGTAG
- the lepB gene encoding signal peptidase I: MDHAKRQPRKQGWRFVLLALVLAVAISGLVRSLWVDVYFIPSESMEPLLGTGDRILVSRTDFSADPIRRGDIVVFDGRGTFAPLNSGKGPFADAVAAVGHWLGLSGSDSTYVKRVIGLPGDHVVCCGADGKLTVNGQPLEERYLYPGDTPSEQKFDVIVPGDRLWLMGDHRSRSADSRSLLGAPGGGMVPLERVVGRPVRIIWPLDRFAELPRPAQAGTTSKNGQ, from the coding sequence ATGGACCACGCAAAACGCCAGCCCCGGAAACAGGGCTGGCGTTTTGTTTTGCTCGCACTTGTCCTGGCCGTGGCCATCAGCGGGCTTGTCCGATCCTTATGGGTCGACGTCTACTTCATCCCCTCCGAGTCCATGGAGCCGCTCCTGGGCACCGGAGACCGCATCCTTGTGTCCCGGACTGATTTTTCCGCAGATCCCATCCGCCGCGGAGACATCGTCGTCTTCGACGGCAGGGGCACTTTTGCCCCGCTCAACAGCGGCAAAGGACCATTTGCCGACGCCGTGGCCGCCGTGGGCCATTGGCTGGGATTGTCGGGAAGTGACTCCACTTACGTCAAGCGAGTCATCGGACTTCCCGGAGACCACGTTGTCTGTTGCGGCGCCGATGGCAAACTCACAGTGAACGGTCAGCCGCTTGAGGAACGCTATCTGTATCCCGGCGACACGCCGAGCGAGCAGAAATTCGACGTCATCGTCCCGGGTGACCGATTGTGGCTCATGGGGGACCACCGTTCACGATCGGCCGATTCGCGTAGTCTTCTGGGCGCACCCGGTGGAGGAATGGTGCCGCTGGAGCGTGTCGTCGGCCGTCCGGTCCGGATCATCTGGCCGCTTGATAGATTTGCAGAACTGCCTCGCCCTGCGCAGGCCGGTACAACCTCGAAGAACGGACAGTAG
- the lepB gene encoding signal peptidase I, producing the protein MPETTPGKPERHDDDARLLDGPSAPARELAGDDAGPASSVPTVQAAALPDGQESPRRAARRAADETDESDAVAKTHGSPFLSWLKEIGTVVVIAVVLSFLIKTFLFRAFFIPSESMVNTLDVDDRIFVNLLVPKPFALERGDVVVFKDAQGWLPPTQKAAPGPFKWFQDGLVFVGLLPDETNQHLVKRVIGLPGDRVSCCDNSARVSVNGTVLNESYINPAQVPMAKSFDVVVPEGKIWVMGDNRNNSADSREHQAVNGGFINIADVEGKATVIAWPVNRWQILDNHSEVFRTVPSSSPQNTASPTAPASK; encoded by the coding sequence ATGCCGGAGACAACTCCCGGGAAGCCAGAACGGCACGACGACGACGCCAGGCTCCTGGACGGACCGTCCGCTCCCGCCAGGGAGCTTGCAGGGGACGACGCCGGCCCGGCCTCCTCAGTGCCGACGGTCCAAGCGGCGGCGCTGCCGGATGGACAGGAGTCTCCTCGAAGGGCTGCGCGGCGGGCCGCCGATGAAACCGATGAGTCCGATGCCGTCGCCAAGACCCACGGCAGTCCGTTCCTCAGTTGGCTCAAGGAAATCGGCACCGTAGTGGTCATCGCCGTCGTGTTGTCCTTCCTGATCAAGACATTCCTGTTCCGTGCTTTCTTCATCCCCTCAGAGTCCATGGTCAACACCCTCGACGTTGACGATCGGATCTTCGTCAACCTGCTCGTCCCGAAGCCGTTTGCGCTGGAACGTGGCGACGTAGTGGTCTTCAAGGACGCTCAGGGATGGCTGCCGCCCACGCAGAAGGCGGCGCCCGGCCCCTTCAAGTGGTTCCAGGATGGCCTGGTCTTTGTCGGCCTGCTCCCGGATGAGACCAATCAGCACCTCGTCAAGCGTGTGATCGGCCTGCCAGGGGACAGGGTCTCGTGTTGTGACAATTCCGCCAGGGTCAGCGTCAACGGCACGGTTCTCAACGAAAGCTACATCAACCCGGCCCAGGTTCCGATGGCGAAGTCTTTCGATGTGGTGGTCCCGGAGGGGAAAATTTGGGTTATGGGCGATAATCGCAATAACTCGGCAGACTCTCGCGAACACCAAGCAGTCAATGGCGGGTTCATCAACATCGCCGACGTGGAGGGCAAAGCCACCGTTATTGCCTGGCCCGTCAACCGTTGGCAGATCCTCGACAATCACTCCGAGGTCTTCCGAACTGTCCCCTCGTCGTCGCCACAGAACACGGCTTCGCCCACGGCTCCAGCGAGCAAATGA